The DNA segment CCCCCTGTCACCCCTCCTCCTCCCAAAAAACAAAGATCGCGGAAATGAACGGAATGCCACCCGATATTTCCATATTCCACCCCATCGTGTTATCGAGATAGGCACACAGGTTGTATGATGACCCCGCTCGACAGCACTGAGTCCCCGGTACCGCAGAACGGGAACACGCCTACCAGCCATCCCAAACAGGCGATCTTGGGACTGACGATTGCCGCCTTGGGCGTCGTGTATGGAGATATCGGTACAAGCCCGCTCTACTCCACCCGGGTCAGTTTTACCCCCGGGTGCGGAGTCCCGCCCACCGAGGCCAATATTCTGGGGATCATCTCGATGATCCTGTGGTCCTTGCTTTCCCTCATCACCATTAAATACCTGGCGCTGGTACTTCGTGCAGACAACCGCGGTGAAGGGGGCATCCTGGCCCTGATGGCCCTGGTTAACCAGGACCGGAAAGCCGGCAAAAGGACTCTATTTTTTGTTTTGTTGGGGCTACTCGGGGCCTCCCTGCTCTATGGAGATGGACTGATCACCCCGGCCATTTCCGTATTAAGCGCCATCGAGGGCTTGAATATGGGCGCCATCACCTTCACTCCCCACACCATCGTTATTCTCGCACTGGCCATGTTAATTGGCCTGTTCTGGATGCAACGACGCGGCACCCAGTCGGTGGGCACTATTTTCGGCCCGGTCATGCTGGTCTGGTTTGCCGCCATCGCCAGCCTCGGAATGATCTCCATTTTCAAGACGCCCTGCATTCTGTCCGCCCTGAACCCGTGGCATGCCGTTGAATTTTTTATCGCCAACCGGTGGCAGGCCTTTGTGACCATGGGTGCGGTGTTCCTGGCGGTCACTGGCGGAGAAGCCCTTTATGCCGATATGGGCCATTTTGGCATCGGGCCCATTCGGCTGGGGTGGTTCACCCTTGTCATGCCGGCGTTGGTATTGAACTACTGCGGGCAAGGGGCCTGGATGCTCCATCAATTGAGCGATCCGCAAAGTGTGACCCTGATCAACGGGCAGGTCACCTTGAATCAAGCCCTGATCTCGAACCTCTTCTACCGGAACGTCCCCCATTGGGCCATCTATCCGATGGTGGCCCTCGCCACCGCAGCCACCATCATCGCCTCACAAGCGATTATTTCAGGGGCTTTTTCAATGACCCGACAGGCCATCCAACTCGGCTATTGCCCTCGTCTGGCCATTGTTCACACTTCCAAAAGACAAATCGGGCAGGTCTATCTTCCCCTGGTCAATGGGCTGATGCTGGTGGGAACCCTGCTCCTGGTGCTCGGGTTTAAAAACTCCGACAGTCTGGCCGGCGCCTATGGAGTGGCGGTGTCGCTCACCATGCTTATTACGACCCTGTTTATGATTGCCGTGATGCGCCGGCTCTGGAATTGGCCCTGGCTGGTCGTAATCCTCATCGCCGTGCCCTTCCTTCTCATGGATCTCACTTTTTTCGGATCCAACATCCTGAAGATCAGCGAAGGCGGGTGGGTCCCTCTGGCCATTTCATCCGGATTCATTATCATAATGACTACTTGGCACCGTGGCCGCGACATTCTGGGGCGCAAGATGGCCGAAGCGGCCATTTCGATTGATCTGTTTATCAAAGATGTGGCCACTTCAAAACCCCACCGGGTGTCCGGCGTTGCTGTTTTTCTGACCGGAAATCCAGACGGAATTCCCCGGACCCTGTTGCACAACTATAAACACAACAAAATCCTGCACGAACAGATCGTATTCATTACCATCCAAACCGACGATATCCCCCGTGTGTCGGACGCTGACAGAACCCAGGTAAAAGTACTTCCAGAAGGGTTCTATCAAATCCTGCTCCGGTATGGATTCAGCGAGGACCCGGACCTGTCATCCTACCTGAAAAGTCTCAAGATTGAGGGACTTGATTTGGAACCGATGAAAGTGACCTTCTTCCTCGGGCGCGAAACCCTGATTCTCGTCAACAACCCGGATATGCGACTCTGGCGTAAAATCCTATTTTCTTATCTGTCGCGAAATTCATGGGATGCCTCCAAGTTTTTCCGGATCCCTCCGAACCGGGTGATTGAAGTCGG comes from the bacterium genome and includes:
- a CDS encoding potassium transporter Kup, which codes for MMTPLDSTESPVPQNGNTPTSHPKQAILGLTIAALGVVYGDIGTSPLYSTRVSFTPGCGVPPTEANILGIISMILWSLLSLITIKYLALVLRADNRGEGGILALMALVNQDRKAGKRTLFFVLLGLLGASLLYGDGLITPAISVLSAIEGLNMGAITFTPHTIVILALAMLIGLFWMQRRGTQSVGTIFGPVMLVWFAAIASLGMISIFKTPCILSALNPWHAVEFFIANRWQAFVTMGAVFLAVTGGEALYADMGHFGIGPIRLGWFTLVMPALVLNYCGQGAWMLHQLSDPQSVTLINGQVTLNQALISNLFYRNVPHWAIYPMVALATAATIIASQAIISGAFSMTRQAIQLGYCPRLAIVHTSKRQIGQVYLPLVNGLMLVGTLLLVLGFKNSDSLAGAYGVAVSLTMLITTLFMIAVMRRLWNWPWLVVILIAVPFLLMDLTFFGSNILKISEGGWVPLAISSGFIIIMTTWHRGRDILGRKMAEAAISIDLFIKDVATSKPHRVSGVAVFLTGNPDGIPRTLLHNYKHNKILHEQIVFITIQTDDIPRVSDADRTQVKVLPEGFYQILLRYGFSEDPDLSSYLKSLKIEGLDLEPMKVTFFLGRETLILVNNPDMRLWRKILFSYLSRNSWDASKFFRIPPNRVIEVGIQIEL